A window of the Lycium ferocissimum isolate CSIRO_LF1 unplaced genomic scaffold, AGI_CSIRO_Lferr_CH_V1 ctg3086, whole genome shotgun sequence genome harbors these coding sequences:
- the LOC132043951 gene encoding signal peptidase complex subunit 1-like encodes MDWQGQKLVEQLMQILLVSFAVVAFITGYVLGSFQTMLLTYAGGVVFTALVTIPNWPVYNRHPLKWLDPSEAEKHPKPLSANSGSKKKTTKNK; translated from the coding sequence ATGGATTGGCAAGGACAAAAGCTAGTGGAACAGTTGATGCAGATACTGCTTGTGAGCTTCGCGGTAGTAGCATTCATCACAGGCTATGTCTTGGGCTCGTTTCAAACTATGTTGTTAACATACGCTGGTGGTGTTGTCTTTACTGCCCTTGTCACCATCCCTAACTGGCCTGTCTATAATCGTCATCCTCTCAAGTGGTTGGACCCAAGTGAAGCTGAAAAGCATCCCAAACCACTGTCTGCTAACTCAGGTTCCAAGAAGAAGACCACTAAGAATAAGTAG